A genome region from Pseudomonas anguilliseptica includes the following:
- a CDS encoding ArsR/SmtB family transcription factor, protein MTLEHPPLDIQQLRANADAAGQLLKALGNPDRLLLLCQLSQGERNVSELETLLGIQQPTLSQQLAVLRREGLVATRREGKQIYYCISSPAALAVINTLYQLFCAGEQR, encoded by the coding sequence ATGACGCTTGAACACCCTCCGCTCGATATCCAGCAACTGCGCGCCAATGCCGATGCGGCGGGGCAGTTGCTCAAGGCCCTGGGCAATCCGGATCGGCTGCTGTTGCTGTGTCAGCTCTCTCAGGGCGAGCGCAATGTCAGCGAGCTGGAAACCCTGCTGGGTATTCAGCAGCCGACGCTGTCGCAGCAGCTGGCGGTGCTGCGCCGTGAAGGGCTGGTGGCGACCCGTCGTGAGGGTAAGCAGATCTATTACTGCATCAGCAGCCCGGCGGCGCTGGCGGTGATCAACACCCTGTATCAGCTGTTCTGCGCCGGTGAGCAACGATGA
- a CDS encoding MBL fold metallo-hydrolase translates to MSPLIQAFFDPATSTYSYVVSDPATAQCAIIDSVLDYDAAAGRTATTSADRLIAYVREQGLSVQWLLETHVHADHLSAAPYLKAVLGGQLAIGEQIRVVQNTLGQLFNAGSEFAVDGRQFDQLFRDEQVFQLGSLNARALHTPGHTPACMTYLIGDAAFVGDTLFMPDYGTARCDFPGGDARALYRSISRLFALPDSTQLFMCHDYLAPGREQHRYQSTVAEQRAHNVHVHQGVDEEAFVAMRQTRDASLSMPALILPSVQVNMRAGHLPPAEDNGVRYLKVPLNVF, encoded by the coding sequence ATGTCACCGTTGATTCAGGCCTTTTTCGACCCTGCCACCTCGACCTACAGCTATGTCGTCAGTGACCCGGCCACCGCGCAGTGCGCCATTATCGATTCGGTGCTGGATTACGATGCGGCGGCCGGGCGCACCGCTACCACCAGTGCCGACCGTCTGATCGCTTACGTGCGCGAGCAGGGCCTGAGCGTGCAATGGTTGCTGGAGACCCATGTGCATGCCGATCACCTGTCTGCTGCGCCCTATCTCAAGGCTGTCTTGGGTGGGCAATTGGCAATCGGTGAGCAGATCCGCGTGGTGCAGAACACCCTCGGCCAGTTGTTCAATGCCGGTAGCGAATTCGCCGTTGATGGCCGCCAGTTCGATCAGTTGTTCCGCGATGAACAGGTGTTTCAGCTCGGCTCGCTAAATGCCCGCGCCCTGCATACCCCTGGACATACCCCAGCCTGTATGACTTACCTGATCGGTGATGCGGCGTTTGTCGGCGACACCCTGTTTATGCCGGATTACGGCACCGCGCGCTGCGACTTTCCCGGTGGCGATGCGCGGGCGTTGTACCGTTCGATTAGCCGGCTGTTTGCCCTGCCCGATAGCACCCAATTGTTCATGTGCCACGATTACCTGGCGCCGGGGCGTGAGCAGCATCGCTACCAGAGCACCGTAGCCGAGCAGCGCGCGCATAACGTGCATGTGCACCAGGGCGTCGACGAGGAGGCCTTTGTCGCCATGCGCCAGACCCGCGATGCCAGCCTGAGCATGCCTGCGCTGATACTGCCCTCGGTGCAGGTGAATATGCGTGCGGGCCATCTGCCGCCCGCCGAAGACAATGGTGTGCGTTACCTCAAGGTGCCGCTGAATGTTTTCTAG
- a CDS encoding DUF6691 family protein — MRKLLVFLAGVTFGIGLLSAGMANPAKVLAFLDLAGPWDPSLALVMVAAIGVAFLPFSWARAQRSSLLGAPMQLPGKRKLDRRLIGGSLLFGIGWGIAGICPGPAVAILLTGRWQVLLFVVAMLVGMVVFAALERRRG, encoded by the coding sequence ATGCGCAAACTGTTGGTCTTTCTCGCCGGTGTGACCTTTGGCATCGGTCTGCTTAGCGCAGGCATGGCCAACCCGGCCAAGGTGCTGGCCTTTCTCGATCTGGCAGGTCCTTGGGACCCATCGCTGGCTCTGGTGATGGTGGCGGCAATTGGCGTGGCGTTTCTGCCGTTCAGTTGGGCGCGTGCGCAGCGCAGCAGTCTGCTCGGTGCGCCGATGCAGTTGCCGGGCAAGCGTAAGCTGGATCGGCGGTTGATCGGTGGCAGCCTGTTGTTCGGTATCGGCTGGGGGATTGCCGGCATCTGTCCGGGGCCGGCCGTGGCGATTCTGCTCACCGGGCGCTGGCAGGTGCTGCTGTTCGTGGTGGCCATGCTGGTGGGCATGGTTGTGTTTGCTGCGCTGGAACGCCGGCGCGGGTAA
- a CDS encoding YeeE/YedE family protein, translating into MSIDWYNFTPWSALAGGALIGLAASLFVVMNGRVAGISGLLGSVLERGEGWGEKGLFLLGVLLAPLLWQLFSRLPEIQIDSGWLALTVAGLLVGVGTRYGAGCTSGHGVCGLSRLSLRSLAATLSFMAAGFVTVFVLRHLLGA; encoded by the coding sequence ATGAGTATCGATTGGTACAACTTCACGCCCTGGAGCGCCCTGGCAGGTGGCGCATTGATCGGCCTGGCCGCCAGTCTGTTCGTTGTGATGAATGGCCGGGTGGCTGGTATCAGCGGCCTGCTCGGCAGTGTGTTGGAGCGCGGTGAAGGCTGGGGCGAGAAGGGCCTGTTTCTGTTGGGCGTGCTGCTCGCGCCGCTGCTCTGGCAGCTGTTTAGTCGTCTGCCCGAGATTCAGATCGACAGCGGCTGGCTGGCGCTGACGGTTGCCGGTCTGCTGGTCGGTGTTGGCACCCGCTATGGCGCGGGCTGCACCAGCGGGCATGGTGTCTGTGGTTTATCCCGGCTGTCACTGCGTTCTCTGGCGGCCACCTTGAGTTTTATGGCCGCCGGTTTCGTCACGGTGTTTGTCCTGCGTCATCTGCTGGGGGCTTGA